A DNA window from Comamonas fluminis contains the following coding sequences:
- a CDS encoding TetR/AcrR family transcriptional regulator, translating into MDATSAPSPKHQLPQPRKQPVQARSRALVDAIAEACLRILEKEGEDALTVNRIAEVSGATVGSIYQYFPHKESMIAAVYERILDQESSQLYEMREQLKGLQLQAILRQVFANMIRVELRLRDLSQGFHMRYSTALHLGQWHAPRGSTQEFINTTWLPLLQMHASEVQTDTPELAAYLLGKGLREIIHSAVQDVPELARGDAFLDMLVAMAMSCVQTKTRP; encoded by the coding sequence ATGGACGCCACCTCCGCCCCAAGCCCCAAGCACCAGTTGCCCCAGCCTCGCAAGCAGCCTGTGCAGGCACGCTCGCGGGCGCTGGTCGATGCCATCGCCGAAGCCTGTTTACGCATTCTGGAAAAGGAAGGTGAAGATGCGCTGACGGTCAACCGGATTGCCGAGGTTTCGGGCGCCACCGTCGGCTCCATCTACCAGTACTTCCCGCACAAGGAATCAATGATTGCGGCGGTGTACGAGCGCATCCTCGATCAGGAGTCAAGCCAGCTCTACGAAATGCGCGAGCAGCTCAAAGGCCTGCAGCTGCAGGCCATATTGCGCCAGGTCTTCGCCAATATGATTCGCGTGGAGCTGCGCCTGCGTGACCTGAGCCAGGGCTTTCACATGCGCTACAGCACCGCCTTGCATCTGGGTCAGTGGCATGCACCGCGTGGCAGCACACAGGAATTTATCAACACCACCTGGCTGCCGCTTTTGCAGATGCATGCCAGCGAAGTGCAGACTGATACGCCAGAACTGGCGGCCTACCTGCTGGGCAAAGGTCTGCGTGAAATCATTCACAGCGCCGTGCAGGATGTTCCCGAACTTGCACGAGGTGATGCCTTTCTGGACATGCTGGTCGCCATGGCCATGAGCTGCGTGCAAACAAAAACGCGGCCCTAG
- a CDS encoding TauD/TfdA dioxygenase family protein, producing the protein MPTPFTLNPLGPRIGAEALQLDLAGKLSEQTLQALEAALIKHEALVLHVPEMTPDQHLAIASHFGESEVHTFYPNLGGGYEQITVIDSKLGDRADMWHHDESFLPSPPIVTMTHAQILPPTGGDTCWISMTSAYDALSPRMKQYLDGLSAWHDMNAPMTAALQQGVVTHERYVQVVAQNRRHLHPMVRVHPITGRKALYISPTYVTHIDGVPPAESRAILEYLHQHCMQVEFLFKHRWTQGDMVIWDNRSVIHNAILDYKPHQRRMHRASVFARQPETTSAPQDKEAACATTV; encoded by the coding sequence GTGCCAACCCCATTCACCCTCAATCCACTGGGTCCGCGCATAGGCGCAGAGGCCTTGCAGCTGGATCTGGCGGGCAAGCTTTCCGAGCAGACCTTGCAGGCGCTGGAAGCGGCCCTGATCAAGCATGAAGCGCTGGTGCTGCATGTGCCGGAAATGACGCCCGATCAGCATCTGGCCATCGCCAGCCATTTTGGTGAGTCAGAAGTTCACACCTTCTACCCGAACCTGGGTGGTGGCTATGAGCAGATTACGGTCATCGACTCCAAGCTGGGCGACCGCGCCGATATGTGGCACCACGATGAGAGCTTTTTACCCAGCCCGCCCATCGTCACCATGACCCATGCGCAGATTCTGCCCCCCACAGGTGGCGATACCTGCTGGATCAGCATGACCAGTGCCTACGATGCGCTGTCGCCGCGCATGAAGCAGTACCTGGATGGGCTGAGTGCCTGGCATGACATGAATGCGCCCATGACCGCAGCGCTGCAGCAGGGCGTTGTCACCCATGAGCGCTATGTGCAGGTGGTGGCGCAGAACCGCCGCCATCTGCACCCCATGGTGCGTGTGCATCCGATCACCGGGCGCAAGGCGCTGTACATCAGTCCCACCTATGTCACGCACATTGATGGCGTGCCGCCTGCAGAGAGCCGCGCCATTCTGGAGTATCTGCATCAGCATTGCATGCAGGTTGAATTTCTGTTCAAGCACCGCTGGACACAGGGTGACATGGTCATCTGGGACAACCGCAGCGTGATTCACAACGCCATCCTTGATTACAAGCCGCACCAGCGCCGCATGCACCGTGCATCGGTGTTTGCACGCCAGCCTGAAACCACATCTGCTCCACAAGACAAGGAGGCCGCATGCGCCACGACGGTTTGA
- a CDS encoding class II aldolase/adducin family protein: MRHDGLNHELLARYAPRPGRKPLLQELTERQQVALLCRVLSREGYNDHIAGHVTLRLDDGTYLANPWELTWSELTASDILRLDAKGNVIEGDWNITPAIQLHMDIHDKRHDVRVVIHNHPEWSSVWSATGRIPPVYDQTSALVDTDPVVYDEYRGTVEQRELGNAAANALGQEKWALLANHGAVVVGSSIRQLHLRAITLEWRCRLAWRVEALGGGKPLSPAVVQATGGRTDLNGFPFLWEAMCREEVRRDPSVLE; the protein is encoded by the coding sequence ATGCGCCACGACGGTTTGAACCACGAATTGCTGGCCCGCTATGCACCGCGTCCGGGGCGCAAGCCTTTGCTGCAGGAGCTGACTGAGCGCCAGCAGGTGGCACTGCTATGCCGTGTGCTCTCGCGTGAAGGCTATAACGACCATATTGCAGGCCATGTCACGCTGCGACTGGATGACGGAACATATCTGGCCAACCCCTGGGAGCTGACCTGGAGCGAATTGACCGCCTCCGACATCTTGCGGCTCGATGCCAAGGGTAATGTCATCGAAGGGGACTGGAATATCACCCCAGCCATTCAGCTGCACATGGACATTCATGACAAGCGTCACGATGTGCGGGTGGTGATTCACAACCACCCGGAGTGGAGCTCTGTCTGGTCCGCTACAGGCCGCATTCCTCCTGTATATGACCAGACATCGGCCCTGGTCGATACCGATCCCGTGGTCTACGACGAGTACCGCGGCACGGTGGAACAGCGCGAACTGGGCAATGCGGCGGCTAATGCATTGGGGCAGGAGAAATGGGCGCTGCTGGCCAACCATGGTGCGGTGGTGGTGGGCTCCAGTATTCGTCAGCTGCATCTGCGCGCCATCACGCTGGAGTGGCGTTGCCGCCTGGCATGGCGGGTTGAGGCGCTGGGCGGCGGCAAGCCGCTGTCGCCTGCGGTGGTGCAGGCCACGGGTGGGCGCACCGACCTCAATGGCTTCCCGTTCCTCTGGGAGGCCATGTGCCGCGAAGAAGTCCGGCGCGATCCGTCGGTTCTGGAGTAA
- a CDS encoding 2-hydroxyacid dehydrogenase: MKVQAMICQAATPHLLLFTPVPPAMRATLEQRFALHDDALLDEAERRALSTQVRALLCNAQSVVSKVQMQQWPALELISVIGVGMDGIDLEAAAERNITVRNTPDVSTEDIADHTMALLLAATRKVVQAHQFVQQGEWAWGRFAPTPRFWGRRLGIVGLGCIGRAVARRAQAFDLSIAYTGRSPKPDVAYHWYADVEALAHHVDFLVVCASGGAETQGMINAAVLEALGPDGVLVNIGRGSIVDEVALQHALQSRTIAAAALDVFANEPQVSQSLCSLSNVVVTPHMASSTQQGLQAMVQQAQDHLLEHFSMPEVAS, encoded by the coding sequence TTGAAAGTACAAGCCATGATCTGTCAGGCCGCGACCCCGCACCTGCTGTTGTTCACGCCCGTGCCGCCTGCGATGCGAGCCACGCTGGAGCAGCGCTTTGCATTGCATGACGATGCCTTGCTCGATGAGGCAGAGCGGAGGGCGCTTTCAACCCAAGTCCGTGCGCTGCTGTGCAATGCGCAATCAGTGGTCAGCAAGGTGCAGATGCAGCAATGGCCCGCGCTGGAGTTGATCTCCGTGATTGGCGTAGGCATGGATGGCATTGATCTGGAGGCGGCGGCTGAGCGAAACATCACCGTGCGCAACACGCCCGATGTCTCGACCGAAGACATTGCAGACCACACCATGGCTTTGCTGCTGGCCGCCACACGGAAAGTGGTGCAAGCCCATCAGTTTGTGCAGCAAGGCGAGTGGGCGTGGGGGCGCTTTGCACCCACCCCCAGGTTCTGGGGCAGGCGTCTGGGTATCGTGGGGTTGGGGTGCATTGGGCGCGCAGTGGCCAGGCGGGCACAGGCCTTTGATTTGTCGATTGCCTATACCGGACGCTCGCCCAAGCCTGATGTTGCCTATCACTGGTATGCCGATGTTGAGGCGCTGGCACACCATGTGGACTTTCTGGTGGTTTGCGCCAGTGGCGGGGCTGAAACACAGGGAATGATCAATGCAGCGGTGTTAGAGGCTTTGGGCCCGGATGGTGTATTGGTCAACATTGGTCGTGGCTCCATCGTCGATGAAGTTGCACTGCAGCATGCATTGCAGAGCAGAACAATTGCAGCGGCAGCGCTGGATGTGTTTGCCAATGAACCGCAGGTTTCGCAGTCCTTGTGCAGCCTGAGCAATGTGGTTGTGACGCCGCATATGGCCAGCTCCACCCAGCAAGGGTTGCAGGCCATGGTTCAGCAGGCGCAGGACCATTTGCTGGAGCACTTCTCCATGCCTGAAGTCGCAAGCTGA
- a CDS encoding heavy metal translocating P-type ATPase, whose protein sequence is MNALSKTSAFELSVEGMTCASCVGRVERALKKVPGVQNAVVNLATEKASLTVDDPAQAAAVLPLAVAAIEKAGYAVPAQNVDLQVDGMTCASCVGRVERALKKVPGVQNAVVNLATERASVQISDGTDVGALIAAIAKAGYEAAPVPKAGEGQAVEDATAQRQAAERDALKKSLIFATVFALPVFLLEMGGHMVPAFHHWIAHSIGTQNSWYIQFVLTAIVLFGPGRRFFEKGVPALLRGAPDMNSLVAVGTTAAFAFSVVATFIPSLLPAGTVNVYYEAAAVIVALILLGRFMEARAKGNTSEAIRRLVQLQAKTARVRRDGAVQELDIALVRSGDVIEVRPGERIPVDGEVIEGQSFVDESMISGEPVPVEKAVGAEVVGGTVNQNGALAFKATKVGADTLLAQIIRMVEQAQGSKLPIQALVDKITMWFVPAVMTAALITFMVWLIWGPDPALSFALVNAVAVLIIACPCAMGLATPTSIMVGTGRAAQMGVLLRKGEALQQLKDAKVVAVDKTGTLTKGRPELTDLVLADGLQRSTVLVQVAAVEDRSEHPIARAIVDAAKAEGLQIPAISDFESVTGFGVRAVVDGSKVEIGADRFMRELGLSVDGFAAEAQRLGSEGKTPLYAAINGQLAAMIAVADPIKPTTKPAIDALHALGLKVAMITGDNRHTAEAIAKQLGIDEVVAEVLPGGKVDTVQRLKAEHGTLAYVGDGINDAPALAEADVGIAIGTGTDIAIEAADVVLMSGDLSGVPNAIALSKATMKNIGENLFWAFAYNVALIPVAAGLLYPFNGTLLSPVFAAGAMALSSVFVLSNALRLKRFKAPL, encoded by the coding sequence ATGAATGCACTGAGCAAGACGAGCGCTTTCGAGCTGTCGGTGGAAGGAATGACCTGCGCATCCTGCGTGGGCCGGGTGGAGCGTGCGCTCAAGAAGGTGCCCGGTGTGCAGAACGCGGTGGTCAACCTGGCCACCGAGAAAGCCAGCCTGACGGTGGATGACCCCGCACAGGCCGCTGCTGTGCTGCCATTGGCGGTGGCTGCGATTGAAAAAGCGGGTTACGCCGTTCCAGCGCAAAACGTGGATTTGCAGGTGGATGGCATGACTTGCGCATCCTGCGTAGGCCGTGTGGAACGGGCGCTGAAAAAAGTGCCGGGCGTGCAAAACGCCGTGGTGAACTTGGCCACCGAACGCGCCAGCGTGCAGATCAGCGACGGCACCGACGTGGGCGCGCTGATTGCCGCCATTGCCAAGGCCGGTTACGAAGCAGCGCCAGTGCCCAAGGCGGGTGAGGGCCAAGCCGTGGAAGACGCCACGGCCCAGCGCCAGGCGGCAGAGCGCGACGCACTCAAAAAATCGCTGATCTTTGCCACCGTGTTTGCGCTGCCCGTGTTTCTGCTGGAAATGGGGGGGCACATGGTGCCCGCGTTTCACCACTGGATTGCGCACTCCATTGGCACGCAAAACAGCTGGTACATCCAGTTCGTGTTGACGGCGATTGTGCTGTTCGGTCCGGGCCGTCGTTTCTTTGAAAAGGGCGTGCCTGCCTTGCTGCGTGGCGCGCCGGACATGAATTCGCTGGTGGCAGTAGGCACCACGGCGGCCTTTGCCTTTTCGGTGGTGGCCACTTTTATCCCGAGCTTGCTGCCCGCAGGCACGGTGAATGTGTATTACGAAGCCGCCGCCGTCATCGTGGCGTTGATCCTGCTGGGCCGCTTTATGGAGGCACGGGCCAAGGGCAATACGTCCGAGGCGATCCGGCGCCTGGTGCAGCTGCAAGCCAAGACAGCCCGCGTGCGCCGCGATGGCGCAGTGCAGGAGCTGGACATCGCCCTGGTGCGCAGTGGTGATGTGATCGAAGTGCGCCCCGGTGAGCGCATTCCCGTGGATGGCGAGGTCATTGAAGGCCAGAGCTTTGTTGATGAATCCATGATCAGCGGCGAGCCCGTGCCGGTCGAAAAAGCCGTGGGCGCTGAAGTGGTGGGCGGCACCGTCAACCAGAACGGTGCGCTGGCTTTCAAGGCCACCAAGGTGGGTGCCGATACCTTGCTGGCGCAGATCATCCGCATGGTGGAGCAGGCCCAGGGCAGCAAGCTGCCCATCCAGGCGCTGGTGGACAAGATCACCATGTGGTTTGTGCCTGCGGTGATGACAGCGGCGCTGATCACCTTTATGGTCTGGCTGATCTGGGGCCCCGACCCCGCGCTGAGTTTTGCGCTGGTCAATGCGGTGGCCGTGCTCATCATCGCCTGCCCATGTGCCATGGGGCTGGCCACGCCCACGTCCATCATGGTGGGTACGGGCCGCGCCGCCCAAATGGGTGTGCTGCTGCGCAAGGGTGAGGCGCTGCAACAGCTCAAAGATGCCAAGGTGGTGGCGGTGGACAAGACCGGCACCTTGACCAAGGGCCGTCCCGAGCTGACCGATCTGGTGTTGGCCGATGGCTTGCAGCGCAGCACCGTGCTGGTGCAGGTGGCTGCCGTGGAAGACCGCAGCGAGCACCCGATTGCCCGCGCCATTGTGGATGCGGCCAAGGCCGAGGGCCTGCAGATTCCCGCTATCAGCGACTTTGAATCCGTCACTGGCTTTGGTGTGCGCGCCGTCGTGGACGGCAGCAAGGTGGAGATCGGTGCCGATCGCTTTATGCGTGAGTTGGGCCTGAGCGTGGACGGCTTTGCTGCCGAAGCCCAGCGCCTGGGCAGCGAAGGCAAGACGCCGCTGTACGCCGCCATCAACGGCCAGCTGGCCGCCATGATTGCCGTGGCCGACCCTATCAAGCCCACCACCAAGCCCGCGATTGACGCGCTGCATGCGCTGGGCTTGAAGGTGGCCATGATCACCGGCGACAACCGCCACACCGCCGAAGCGATTGCCAAGCAGCTGGGTATTGACGAGGTGGTGGCCGAAGTGCTGCCAGGCGGCAAGGTCGATACCGTGCAGCGCCTCAAGGCCGAGCACGGCACGCTGGCCTATGTGGGCGATGGCATCAACGATGCGCCCGCGCTGGCCGAGGCGGATGTGGGCATCGCCATTGGTACGGGCACCGATATCGCGATTGAAGCGGCCGATGTGGTGCTGATGTCGGGCGATCTGTCGGGCGTGCCCAATGCGATTGCGCTGTCCAAGGCCACGATGAAGAACATTGGCGAAAACCTGTTCTGGGCCTTTGCCTATAACGTGGCGCTGATTCCGGTGGCCGCCGGCCTGCTGTACCCATTCAACGGCACGCTGCTGTCGCCCGTGTTTGCAGCGGGGGCCATGGCGCTGTCCAGCGTGTTTGTGCTGAGTAATGCGCTGCGGCTCAAGCGCTTCAAAGCACCGCTGTAA